A single genomic interval of Candidatus Bipolaricaulis anaerobius harbors:
- the glmU gene encoding bifunctional UDP-N-acetylglucosamine diphosphorylase/glucosamine-1-phosphate N-acetyltransferase GlmU — MDDSLDVVVLAAGKGMRMRSHRPKVLHSLAGLPLLEHVLRTAFSLSPQRVVVVVGHGGDAVRAAFAERGVMFVDQGEPRGTGHAVLAAREAVAAGTFLVLPGDVPLVPPEALRALVRFHRERNATVSFLTMEPAAPGPYGRVVRGEDGKPLRIVEAGDATPEERAVRELNSGIWCLENAPAVWEALGGLSTANVKGELYLTDLVARFAEEGTAAALPWPDADDLLGVNDRADLALLERLVRERILTAWMRDGVTVTDPSAVYPSLDAAVGEDTVLHPGTHLLGRTVIGPGCTVGPNAYLIDSRVGEEAQVWYSVVEGAEVGPEARIGPYAHLRPGSRIGRGAKVGNFVEVKAATLGDGVKAGHLAYIGDAEVGAGANIGAGAITCNFQPGRREKFRTEVGPRAFIGSNVSLVAPVRIGEGAVVGAGSVITHDVPPYALALGRAREAVTPGWARPAEEGGHA; from the coding sequence CCACCGCCCGAAGGTCCTCCATTCTCTCGCTGGCCTCCCCCTCCTCGAACACGTCCTCCGCACGGCGTTCTCCCTTTCCCCACAGCGGGTCGTGGTCGTGGTGGGCCACGGCGGCGACGCGGTGCGGGCCGCGTTCGCGGAGCGAGGGGTTATGTTTGTGGACCAAGGGGAGCCCCGCGGCACGGGCCACGCCGTCCTCGCGGCGCGGGAGGCGGTGGCCGCGGGCACGTTCCTCGTCCTCCCCGGCGATGTCCCGCTCGTCCCCCCGGAGGCCCTGCGCGCGCTCGTCCGGTTCCATCGGGAACGCAACGCCACGGTCTCCTTCCTCACGATGGAGCCCGCCGCGCCCGGCCCCTACGGCCGGGTGGTGCGGGGCGAAGATGGAAAACCGCTGCGGATCGTGGAGGCGGGGGATGCGACCCCAGAAGAACGGGCGGTTCGTGAGCTCAACTCCGGGATCTGGTGCCTGGAGAACGCCCCCGCGGTGTGGGAAGCGCTCGGGGGGCTCTCCACCGCCAATGTGAAGGGAGAGCTTTACCTCACCGACCTCGTAGCCCGTTTTGCCGAAGAGGGGACGGCCGCTGCCCTTCCCTGGCCGGACGCGGACGACCTCTTGGGGGTGAACGATCGGGCTGATCTTGCCCTGCTCGAACGCCTCGTCCGGGAGAGGATCCTCACGGCGTGGATGCGGGATGGGGTTACGGTGACGGACCCCTCTGCGGTCTATCCGTCCCTCGATGCGGCGGTGGGGGAGGACACGGTCCTCCACCCCGGCACCCACCTCCTCGGGCGCACCGTGATCGGACCGGGGTGCACCGTTGGTCCGAATGCTTACCTCATCGATTCCCGCGTCGGGGAGGAGGCGCAGGTGTGGTACTCCGTGGTTGAGGGGGCGGAGGTGGGGCCGGAGGCAAGGATCGGCCCCTATGCCCACCTCCGGCCGGGGTCGCGGATCGGGAGGGGGGCCAAGGTTGGGAACTTCGTCGAGGTCAAGGCAGCCACGCTTGGGGACGGGGTCAAGGCCGGGCACCTCGCGTACATCGGGGATGCCGAGGTCGGGGCGGGGGCGAACATCGGGGCCGGGGCCATCACCTGCAACTTCCAGCCCGGGCGCAGGGAGAAGTTCCGCACCGAGGTCGGCCCGCGGGCATTCATCGGCAGCAACGTATCCCTCGTCGCGCCGGTCCGGATCGGGGAGGGAGCGGTGGTGGGGGCGGGTTCAGTGATCACGCACGATGTCCCCCCCTACGCCCTCGCCCTCGGGCGGGCCCGCGAGGCCGTGACGCCGGGGTGGGCGCGCCCCGCCGAAGAGGGAGGCCATGCCTAG
- a CDS encoding ribose-phosphate diphosphokinase: MPRKKGVEDVRILSGRANLPLARRIAEILGVELCEADAPGQDGPSYAPGRFPDGEVSVQIRQTVRGKDVFVVQPTSPPVNDHLMELLILVDALRRASCREICAVIPYLGYARQDRKMTGRVPISARLVADLLEVAGVDRVLTMDLHAGQIQGFFSVPLDHLRSDRMLAKYIYDHHHDWLNKLTVASPDLGGVWRARRMAKRLGELQGDGELPLAVVVMQRDEEGKGVVVKDVIGKVRGRNVLLVDDILASGRTLVTAAEELTRSGAKEVFAACTHGVFAGDALRVLDTPQLQRVLVTDTIAPRDEVRRAPQIEIVSVAEFFADAIRRIHRHESMTDLLAYIPM, translated from the coding sequence ATGCCTAGGAAGAAGGGAGTGGAAGATGTTCGGATCCTTTCCGGGAGGGCGAACCTGCCGCTCGCCCGCCGCATCGCGGAGATCCTCGGGGTCGAGCTGTGCGAGGCCGATGCCCCGGGCCAGGACGGCCCGAGCTACGCTCCGGGCCGGTTCCCCGATGGAGAGGTCAGCGTGCAGATCCGGCAGACGGTCCGGGGGAAGGATGTGTTCGTCGTCCAGCCGACCTCGCCCCCGGTGAACGACCACCTGATGGAGCTCCTCATCCTGGTGGACGCGCTGCGGCGGGCTTCCTGCCGCGAGATCTGTGCCGTGATCCCCTACCTCGGCTATGCTCGTCAGGACCGGAAGATGACGGGGAGGGTCCCGATCTCGGCCCGACTCGTGGCCGACCTCCTCGAGGTGGCGGGGGTGGACCGGGTGCTGACGATGGACCTCCATGCTGGACAAATCCAAGGTTTCTTCTCCGTGCCCCTCGATCACCTGCGGTCGGACCGGATGCTCGCCAAGTACATCTACGATCACCATCACGACTGGCTGAACAAGCTCACGGTCGCCTCCCCCGACCTCGGCGGGGTATGGCGGGCGCGGCGGATGGCGAAGCGGTTGGGGGAGCTTCAGGGCGATGGGGAGCTTCCTCTGGCCGTGGTCGTGATGCAGCGCGACGAAGAGGGGAAGGGCGTGGTGGTGAAGGACGTGATCGGGAAGGTACGGGGCCGCAACGTGCTCCTCGTGGACGATATCCTCGCCAGCGGGCGGACGCTCGTGACGGCGGCGGAGGAACTCACAAGGAGCGGGGCGAAGGAGGTGTTCGCCGCCTGCACCCACGGGGTGTTCGCCGGCGATGCGCTGCGGGTCCTCGACACGCCCCAGTTGCAGCGGGTGTTGGTGACCGATACCATTGCCCCCCGCGACGAGGTCCGCAGGGCCCCCCAGATTGAGATCGTTTCGGTGGCCGAGTTCTTCGCGGACGCGATTCGCCGCATTCACCGCCACGAGTCGATGACCGATCTCCTGGCGTACATCCCGATGTGA
- a CDS encoding 50S ribosomal protein L25 produces the protein MLVNATRRPLTVKAGALRRQGFVPAVLYGAHVASLHVSIPEKELLNMLDHVTRSTPVEVKVDGKKTYHVFLKEIQVHPITEKFLHLDLYVADPERPLEMNVPVRFIGTPRGIKDGGVFEAVHSYIPVQALPAKMPPRIEVDVSDLGIGDSILVKDLPWPEGVEPQLPPEDAVVTVAARRALEVEAPVAAEAAEAVPAEGAAVEEEKPTGGEQPAA, from the coding sequence ATGCTGGTCAATGCGACACGACGGCCTCTTACCGTGAAGGCGGGGGCCCTCCGCCGGCAGGGGTTCGTCCCGGCCGTCCTGTACGGTGCCCATGTGGCTTCGCTTCACGTTTCGATCCCGGAGAAGGAGCTTCTGAACATGCTCGACCACGTGACCCGCTCCACGCCGGTCGAGGTGAAGGTGGATGGGAAGAAGACTTATCACGTCTTCCTCAAAGAGATCCAGGTCCATCCGATCACGGAGAAGTTCCTCCACCTCGACCTGTACGTCGCGGATCCGGAGCGACCCCTGGAGATGAACGTCCCGGTGCGGTTCATCGGCACGCCGCGCGGGATCAAGGACGGCGGGGTGTTCGAAGCAGTGCACAGCTACATCCCGGTCCAGGCCCTGCCGGCGAAGATGCCGCCCCGGATCGAGGTGGACGTGTCCGACCTCGGCATCGGGGATTCGATCCTCGTCAAGGACCTCCCGTGGCCGGAGGGCGTCGAGCCCCAGCTCCCCCCCGAGGACGCGGTCGTAACCGTGGCCGCGCGGCGAGCGCTCGAGGTGGAGGCCCCGGTGGCGGCGGAAGCGGCGGAGGCCGTCCCGGCTGAGGGCGCTGCGGTTGAAGAGGAGAAGCCGACGGGAGGCGAGCAACCCGCGGCTTGA
- the pth gene encoding aminoacyl-tRNA hydrolase: protein MRAVVGLGNVGPEYAASRHNVGFWVVERLLARGRWRGETHPWGEVHRSSSGYLLRPFTYMNRSGEAVRELLARFPLTPQDLLVVYDEADLPVGALRLRARGGPGTHRGMESVLAALGTDDVPRLRVGIGRPADGGDWVEHVLSPPPPAEADALARAVDLAGELAWAFLTGGLAAALDRFSRERGTTDRII from the coding sequence TTGAGGGCCGTCGTCGGGCTGGGGAACGTCGGACCGGAGTACGCGGCCAGCCGCCACAACGTCGGGTTCTGGGTCGTGGAGCGCCTCCTCGCACGTGGTCGCTGGCGGGGCGAGACCCACCCGTGGGGGGAGGTTCATCGCAGCTCCTCAGGGTACCTGCTTCGTCCATTCACGTACATGAACCGGTCCGGGGAAGCCGTGCGCGAGCTTCTCGCCAGGTTTCCCCTCACTCCCCAGGACCTTCTCGTCGTCTACGACGAGGCCGATCTACCGGTGGGGGCCCTCCGGCTGCGGGCCCGGGGAGGGCCGGGGACGCACCGTGGGATGGAGTCCGTCCTCGCTGCCTTGGGGACGGACGATGTGCCCCGCCTCCGGGTGGGGATCGGCCGGCCGGCGGATGGAGGGGATTGGGTGGAGCACGTCCTCTCTCCCCCTCCCCCCGCCGAAGCGGATGCCCTCGCTCGCGCCGTGGACCTCGCCGGCGAGCTGGCCTGGGCCTTCCTCACCGGGGGGCTCGCCGCGGCCCTGGACCGCTTCTCCCGTGAGCGGGGAACGACGGACCGTATAATCTGA
- a CDS encoding ATP-dependent Clp protease ATP-binding subunit, translating into MKLLAASQEEAGDWRHRYVGTEHLLLAAARMEGSRVARFLDAKGLNYERIARFVERQKGRGKVHVSPDELEPTQRLRRVMKLAYEEARRDGAETIEPEHLVLGILREGECTAAEILRSQGVDLRAAREYFAPSRRGGVRVRTSHARLPGELGEFGRNLVEEAASGALDPVIGRERELERVVEILCRRKKNNPALIGESGVGKTAIVEGLAQKIAAGDVPSALAQKEIIELDMAGIVAGTKYRGEFEQRLKTILNQVMSVDNIILFIDELQTVVGAGGAEGAIDASAILKPPLASGALQCIGTATPDDYRKSIEKDPALKRRFKTVYVDEPSVEDTVKILHGLRHCYEEHHGVQITDDALWQAARLADRYITDQFLPDKAIDLIDETAAKVRLAATELPPEARELLEEITKLEDEEEAAVADQNYELAARIRDQRTAKVEELKKYEEAGREPLVPVVGGEKIAATVSAWTGIPIRHLQEEDTARLVHLEEKIHERYVGQDEAVKSVARAIRRAYAGVKDPRRPIGSFLFLGPTGVGKTELARTLAGFLFGDEDALIRIDMSEYVERFAVSRLVGAPPGYVGYEEAGQLTEAVRRRPYSVVLFDEIEKAHRDVFNILLQVMDDGILTDSQGRKVDFRSTVLIMTSNVGSKLIVDRTGVGFSTADVESEQAYRDMKARVMGEVRKEFSPEFLNRLDDVIVFHSLTREQVKEIADLFIDRLSRRLKEEHGIELVLGASAWEVITERGYDEKYGARPMGRAIERLLEDPIAERILTKEFPPGCRVVAEGQDGEIVVRKD; encoded by the coding sequence ATGAAGCTCTTGGCTGCGTCCCAGGAAGAGGCGGGGGATTGGCGCCACCGCTACGTGGGGACAGAGCACCTGCTGCTGGCCGCAGCGCGTATGGAGGGATCGCGCGTGGCGCGGTTCCTCGATGCCAAGGGCCTTAACTACGAGCGGATCGCGCGGTTCGTTGAGCGGCAGAAGGGGAGGGGGAAGGTCCACGTGTCCCCCGACGAGCTCGAGCCCACCCAGCGCCTGCGGCGGGTGATGAAGCTCGCCTACGAGGAGGCGCGGCGGGACGGGGCGGAGACGATCGAGCCGGAGCACCTCGTGTTGGGGATCCTCCGCGAGGGGGAGTGCACGGCGGCGGAGATCCTGCGCTCCCAAGGGGTTGACCTCCGTGCCGCGCGGGAGTATTTCGCTCCCAGTCGGCGGGGCGGGGTGCGGGTTCGCACGAGCCATGCCCGCCTGCCCGGCGAGCTCGGCGAGTTCGGCCGGAACTTGGTCGAGGAGGCAGCGAGCGGCGCCCTCGATCCCGTCATCGGCCGGGAGCGGGAGCTGGAGCGGGTGGTGGAGATCCTGTGCCGGCGGAAGAAGAACAACCCGGCCCTCATCGGCGAGTCCGGCGTGGGGAAGACGGCAATCGTGGAGGGCCTCGCTCAGAAGATCGCCGCGGGGGACGTGCCGTCTGCTCTCGCCCAGAAGGAAATCATCGAGCTCGACATGGCGGGGATCGTCGCCGGCACGAAGTACCGCGGCGAGTTCGAGCAGCGGCTGAAGACGATCCTCAACCAGGTCATGAGCGTGGACAACATCATCCTGTTCATCGATGAGCTGCAGACCGTGGTCGGGGCCGGCGGGGCGGAGGGCGCGATCGACGCCTCGGCGATCCTCAAGCCTCCCCTCGCCTCGGGCGCCCTTCAGTGCATCGGCACGGCGACCCCCGACGACTACCGAAAGTCGATCGAGAAGGATCCCGCCCTCAAGCGGCGGTTCAAGACGGTGTACGTGGACGAGCCGTCCGTGGAGGACACGGTGAAGATCCTCCACGGGCTGCGGCACTGCTACGAGGAGCACCACGGGGTCCAGATCACCGACGATGCCCTGTGGCAGGCGGCGCGGCTGGCCGACCGCTACATCACCGACCAGTTCCTCCCCGACAAGGCGATCGATCTCATCGACGAGACCGCGGCCAAGGTGCGGCTGGCGGCGACCGAGCTCCCCCCCGAGGCGCGGGAGCTCCTCGAGGAGATCACGAAGCTCGAGGACGAGGAGGAGGCAGCGGTAGCGGATCAGAACTACGAACTTGCCGCGAGGATCCGCGACCAGCGGACGGCGAAGGTTGAGGAGCTAAAGAAATACGAGGAGGCCGGCCGGGAGCCCCTCGTCCCCGTGGTGGGAGGGGAGAAGATCGCGGCGACCGTGTCCGCGTGGACCGGGATCCCGATCCGCCACCTCCAGGAGGAGGACACGGCGCGGCTCGTGCACCTCGAGGAGAAGATCCATGAGCGGTACGTGGGCCAGGACGAGGCGGTGAAGTCCGTGGCTCGCGCCATCCGCCGTGCCTACGCCGGGGTCAAGGATCCCCGCCGCCCGATTGGATCGTTCCTCTTCCTCGGGCCGACCGGCGTTGGGAAGACGGAGCTGGCGCGGACCCTCGCTGGGTTCCTGTTCGGGGACGAGGATGCTCTGATCCGCATCGACATGTCGGAGTACGTGGAGAGGTTCGCCGTGTCCCGCCTTGTGGGCGCGCCTCCGGGGTACGTGGGGTACGAAGAGGCGGGCCAGCTCACCGAGGCGGTGCGCCGCCGTCCTTACTCTGTCGTCCTGTTCGACGAGATCGAAAAGGCCCACCGCGACGTGTTCAACATCCTCCTCCAGGTGATGGACGACGGGATCCTCACCGACTCCCAAGGGCGGAAGGTGGACTTCCGCAGCACGGTCCTCATCATGACCTCCAACGTGGGGAGCAAGTTGATCGTGGACCGGACAGGGGTCGGGTTCAGCACGGCGGACGTCGAGTCGGAGCAGGCGTACCGAGACATGAAGGCGCGGGTGATGGGCGAGGTGCGCAAGGAGTTTTCGCCCGAGTTCCTGAACCGGCTTGACGACGTGATCGTGTTCCACTCCCTCACCCGGGAACAGGTGAAGGAGATCGCTGACCTGTTCATCGACCGGTTGAGCCGACGGCTCAAGGAGGAACACGGGATCGAGCTCGTCCTGGGCGCTTCGGCGTGGGAGGTCATCACCGAGCGGGGTTACGACGAGAAGTACGGGGCCCGTCCGATGGGACGGGCGATCGAGCGCCTGCTCGAGGACCCGATCGCCGAACGGATCCTCACCAAGGAGTTCCCCCCGGGGTGCCGGGTCGTGGCCGAGGGTCAGGACGGGGAGATCGTGGTGCGGAAGGACTAG
- the radA gene encoding DNA repair protein RadA: protein MAYRCRECGYQSPKWLGRCPQCGRWESFDEVGAPAGGGGSGEPPRSLSEVPALSPERLATGLPEVDRVLGGLLPGTVVLFGGEPGVGKSTLLLQLAARLAARHGKVLYVSGEEAVAQVKLRAERLGISEPSLYLQSEQELLAIVRAVEEIEPTVLVVDSLQTVLARPDGGEIGSLTQVREAAAHLARLAKGLGMVTFLVSHITKGGEFAGPKTVEHLVDVALQLEGVREGDLRLLRCLKNRFGSTAEVAVLQMDPTGLSEVANPSLFFVSQDRAPKPGAAIVPVLEGSRTLLVEIQALIAPGSGFGPPQRRTAGLDVNRTSVLLAVIEKYLGVHVRAMDVYLAVAGGLEVREPAADLGVCAAILGSLRGRAIPPDTVVLGEVGLAGEIRPVRKGPERLQEVAKLGFARAVAPPGSLPKRLPLTVVQARTLQEAMEALELT, encoded by the coding sequence GTGGCCTACCGCTGCCGGGAGTGCGGCTACCAGTCCCCAAAGTGGCTGGGCCGTTGTCCCCAGTGCGGGCGGTGGGAGTCGTTCGACGAGGTCGGCGCGCCGGCTGGGGGAGGGGGGAGCGGGGAGCCCCCGCGCTCCCTCTCGGAGGTCCCCGCCCTGTCCCCCGAGCGCCTCGCGACGGGGCTTCCGGAGGTGGATCGGGTCCTGGGGGGCCTCCTCCCGGGAACGGTGGTCCTGTTCGGGGGGGAGCCAGGGGTGGGGAAGTCCACCCTCCTCCTTCAGCTCGCCGCCCGGCTCGCGGCGCGGCACGGGAAGGTCCTCTACGTCTCCGGTGAGGAAGCCGTGGCCCAGGTCAAGCTGCGGGCAGAACGGCTGGGGATCTCCGAACCCTCCCTCTACCTCCAGTCCGAGCAGGAGCTACTCGCGATCGTGCGCGCGGTGGAGGAGATCGAGCCGACGGTGCTCGTGGTGGACTCGCTCCAGACCGTGCTCGCCCGGCCCGATGGCGGTGAGATTGGGAGCCTCACCCAGGTAAGGGAGGCCGCCGCCCACCTCGCGCGGTTGGCCAAGGGGCTGGGGATGGTCACGTTCCTCGTCTCCCACATCACGAAGGGGGGTGAGTTCGCCGGCCCGAAGACAGTCGAGCACCTCGTGGACGTGGCGCTGCAGCTCGAGGGGGTGCGGGAGGGGGACCTCCGCCTCCTCCGCTGCCTGAAGAACCGGTTCGGATCCACGGCCGAGGTCGCCGTCCTCCAGATGGACCCGACCGGGCTCAGTGAGGTCGCCAACCCTTCCCTCTTCTTCGTGTCCCAAGATCGCGCTCCCAAGCCGGGGGCGGCGATCGTCCCCGTGCTCGAGGGGTCGCGGACCCTGCTCGTCGAGATCCAGGCCCTCATCGCCCCGGGGAGCGGGTTCGGCCCGCCCCAGCGGCGCACCGCCGGGCTCGATGTCAACCGGACCTCCGTCCTCCTGGCCGTGATCGAGAAGTACCTCGGCGTCCACGTGCGGGCGATGGACGTGTACCTCGCCGTGGCGGGAGGGCTTGAGGTGCGGGAGCCAGCGGCCGACCTCGGGGTCTGTGCCGCGATCCTGGGGAGCCTGCGGGGCCGTGCCATTCCCCCTGACACCGTCGTCCTGGGCGAGGTCGGCCTGGCCGGGGAGATCCGTCCGGTGCGGAAGGGACCGGAGCGCCTCCAGGAGGTGGCGAAGCTCGGGTTCGCCCGGGCGGTGGCGCCGCCGGGGTCCCTCCCCAAGCGGCTACCCTTGACCGTGGTCCAGGCGCGTACGCTTCAGGAAGCGATGGAGGCGCTTGAACTGACCTGA
- the disA gene encoding DNA integrity scanning diadenylate cyclase DisA: MEGKKDPRLEFLRLTAPGTPLRDAIDRILQLGRGGLLLVANREVAGPLIAAGFELNAPFTPQAIVELAKMDRAVVVNEELETILYANAHLVPSPTIPSQETGTRHRVAEQVAREIERLVIAISEDRHRVTLFHGEWRYELQDIQTLFVRVSQGLQILDRYRRELRELLTALAPLEFERRVFPSHVAAVLQRALYMMELERDVERTLVELGVHRELPERHLTVLMRGVREEMELLVRDFKSDPRPAEEIVDELLALAPEDVLRPDVILRPLGITTDQELEEPIPSRGYRLLSKVPRLPVSVIERLIEEIGTVDKVYRASRRQLDRVKGIAEARARAIEFSLSRFKNGYTGTMDGF, encoded by the coding sequence ATGGAGGGGAAGAAGGATCCGCGGCTGGAGTTCCTGCGGCTCACCGCGCCGGGGACGCCGTTGCGGGACGCGATCGATCGCATCCTGCAGCTCGGCCGGGGCGGGCTCCTCCTCGTCGCCAACCGGGAGGTCGCGGGGCCCCTCATCGCCGCCGGGTTCGAGCTCAATGCTCCGTTCACGCCCCAAGCGATCGTCGAGCTGGCGAAGATGGACCGCGCGGTGGTTGTGAATGAGGAACTGGAGACGATCCTCTATGCCAACGCCCACCTCGTGCCGAGCCCGACGATCCCGTCCCAGGAGACGGGGACCCGTCATCGGGTGGCGGAACAAGTGGCGCGGGAGATCGAGCGGCTCGTGATCGCCATCTCTGAGGATCGCCACCGGGTGACCCTGTTCCACGGCGAGTGGAGGTACGAGCTCCAGGACATCCAGACCTTGTTTGTCCGCGTCTCACAAGGGCTGCAGATCCTGGACCGGTACCGGCGGGAGCTGCGGGAGCTCCTCACGGCATTGGCCCCCCTGGAGTTCGAGCGCCGGGTGTTCCCGTCCCACGTGGCGGCGGTCCTCCAGCGCGCCCTGTACATGATGGAGCTGGAGCGCGATGTGGAGAGGACGCTCGTCGAGCTGGGGGTCCACCGGGAGCTCCCGGAGCGGCACCTCACGGTCCTCATGCGCGGGGTCCGCGAGGAGATGGAGCTCCTCGTGCGGGACTTCAAGTCCGACCCCCGCCCGGCGGAGGAGATCGTGGACGAGCTCCTCGCCCTGGCTCCGGAGGACGTGCTGCGGCCGGATGTGATCCTCCGTCCGTTGGGGATCACCACTGACCAGGAGCTGGAGGAACCGATCCCGTCGCGGGGGTACCGGCTTCTGTCCAAGGTCCCGCGCCTCCCGGTCTCCGTGATCGAGCGGCTGATCGAGGAGATCGGGACCGTGGACAAGGTGTACCGCGCCTCGCGACGGCAACTCGATCGGGTGAAGGGGATCGCTGAGGCCCGCGCCCGGGCGATCGAGTTCAGCCTGAGCCGGTTCAAAAACGGGTACACGGGGACGATGGACGGGTTCTAG
- a CDS encoding purine-nucleoside phosphorylase yields MTEHMRGMTMGEMERIERAAQALAKLGTPEVAVILGSGLSGVFPVAGERALSFTKIPGFPAPSVPGHAGEVAVGEVSGRTVLVQRGRVHPYEGHPLTDVVLPVRAYARLGVRVLVLTNASGGIAHGLEAGDLVLLSDHINFLGDNPLRGPNLDPLGPRFPDMTEVYDPALREVARDVAWELGIGLKEGVYLATFGPSYETPAEIRAFRALGADLVGMSTVPEAIAARHAGLKVLAISCVTNLAAGVSPQPLSHDEVIATSRRRAADLGRLLTSLIPRL; encoded by the coding sequence ATGACAGAACATATGAGAGGGATGACGATGGGGGAGATGGAGCGGATCGAGCGGGCCGCGCAAGCGCTCGCCAAGCTGGGGACGCCGGAGGTGGCGGTGATCCTCGGATCGGGCCTGTCCGGGGTGTTCCCTGTGGCGGGGGAGCGGGCGCTTTCGTTCACGAAGATCCCGGGGTTCCCCGCCCCATCCGTGCCCGGGCACGCCGGCGAGGTCGCGGTGGGGGAGGTATCCGGGCGAACCGTCCTCGTCCAGCGGGGAAGGGTCCATCCCTACGAGGGACATCCCCTGACCGACGTCGTCCTCCCCGTCCGCGCCTACGCCCGGCTGGGGGTGCGGGTCCTCGTCCTCACCAACGCCTCTGGGGGGATCGCCCACGGCCTCGAGGCGGGGGACCTCGTCCTCCTCTCCGACCACATCAACTTCCTCGGGGATAACCCCCTGCGCGGCCCGAACCTCGATCCGCTTGGCCCCCGCTTCCCCGACATGACGGAGGTCTACGACCCCGCGCTGCGCGAGGTGGCGCGGGACGTGGCGTGGGAGCTCGGGATCGGCCTCAAGGAGGGGGTGTACCTGGCGACCTTCGGCCCCTCCTACGAAACCCCGGCCGAGATCCGGGCGTTCCGGGCGCTCGGGGCAGACCTGGTGGGGATGTCCACCGTGCCCGAGGCGATCGCCGCCCGCCACGCTGGGCTGAAGGTGCTCGCGATCTCCTGCGTCACCAACCTCGCCGCCGGGGTGTCCCCTCAGCCTCTCTCCCACGACGAGGTCATCGCGACTTCCCGCCGCCGGGCAGCGGACCTGGGGCGACTCCTCACCTCCCTCATCCCCCGCCTGTAG